A single region of the Lineus longissimus chromosome 14, tnLinLong1.2, whole genome shotgun sequence genome encodes:
- the LOC135498714 gene encoding arylsulfatase B-like, whose amino-acid sequence MANFEPMSDNAFLALPRNDSRACPEEEGWQAWSRLALAEIYGRVRQKMRSICHRRRWVNIIVSISIVVFFFTVGGAIRHGGRTVYSMQTKRAVSSTLFAHARRFLLGNDPPGPMNVIFIVADDLGWSDVGFRNKYLLTPNLDRLAREGVILNQSYVASTCSPSRAAFLTGYYPHKMGLQHRTIGMKQAKFIPLSIPTLAEELKSRGYVTRAVGKWHLGNCNWKYTPTKRGFDSHFGYLLSSGNYYTHLCSGVHDYWNDTTPDYNHENVYSTDTFADIAVDLIRGHSATRADPLFIYLAFTSIHGPLNPPPTRYMSTLIKDQPGFDRRATVSRMLLALDMAVGRVVNALETSGMMKNTLLVFTSDNGGAVQTWGNNAPLRGGKFTQWEGGTRAVTFINSPMVKYPGREFNGLFHAVDWVPTILGAVDSQMNSQPTARFTMDGLNQWDGLVENRNGTTRKDIVYVFDEIDGTYVYRYGRFKLMVGPPVCGIYQEQWTRDHSSDPNCWFGNSYPHRRNHRCDYQLADTMLFDVVKDPEERYDLATLKPDIVDDLKRRMQDLRKDAVPHQSELSNDITGHIIDGVLYPGWC is encoded by the coding sequence ATGGCTAATTTTGAACCGATGAGCGACAACGCCTTCCTGGCACTACCTCGAAATGATTCTAGGGCCTGTCCCGAGGAAGAAGGGTGGCAGGCGTGGAGTCGATTAGCGCTGGCGGAGATTTACGGGAGAGTGCGGCAGAAAATGAGGAGCATATGTCACCGCAGACGATGGGTCAACATCATTGTGTCTATTTCCATAGTCGTTTTTTTCTTCACGGTTGGAGGAGCGATCAGGCATGGCGGACGTACTGTTTACAGTATGCAAACAAAGCGGGCGGTCTCAAGCACCTTGTTTGCGCACGCGCGGAGATTTCTTCTTGGCAATGACCCACCAGGCCCAATGAATGTGATTTTCattgttgctgatgatttagGTTGGAGTGATGTCGGTTTTCGAAATAAATATTTACTCACGCCGAATTTGGACAGACTTGCAAGAGAAGGCGTTATTTTGAACCAATCATATGTTGCGTCTACGTGTTCTCCGTCGCGTGCGGCCTTTCTGACGGGATATTACCCACACAAGATGGGTCTGCAGCACCGGACAATCGGCATGAAGCAGGCAAAGTTCATCCCTCTCAGCATCCCAACATTGGCTGAAGAGCTGAAATCGCGAGGATACGTCACTCGCGCTGTAGGCAAATGGCACCTTGGGAATTGTAACTGGAAATACACTCCGACGAAACGTGGTTTCGATTCCCATTTCGGTTACTTACTGTCTTCGGGGAATTACTACACACATCTGTGTAGTGGTGTGCACGATTATTGGAATGATACTACACCGGACTATAACCATGAAAACGTGTATTCAACCGATACATTCGCTGATATTGCAGTTGACTTGATTCGGGGTCATTCTGCAACACGGGCTGATCCTCTTTTTATCTACCTGGCATTTACATCCATTCACGGTCCACTTAACCCACCCCCGACACGGTACATGTCAACGCTTATTAAGGACCAGCCGGGCTTCGACAGGAGAGCGACAGTCAGCCGAATGCTTCTGGCATTAGATATGGCTGTCGGTAGGGTAGTAAATGCTCTGGAAACGTCTGGTATGATGAAAAATACTCTGTTAGTTTTTACGAGTGACAATGGTGGTGCTGTACAAACATGGGGAAACAATGCCCCGCTGCGTGGCGGAAAATTCACCCAGTGGGAGGGCGGCACAAGAGCGGTGACGTTCATAAACAGCCCAATGGTGAAATATCCTGGACGGGAATTTAACGGGCTTTTTCACGCAGTTGATTGGGTGCCCACAATTCTTGGGGCGGTGGACTCTCAGATGAATTCACAACCGACAGCGCGATTTACAATGGACGGACTGAATCAATGGGATGGCCTCGTGGAGAACAGAAATGGAACAACACGAAAAGACATCGTTTATGTTTTCGATGAGATAGACGGGACATACGTGTACCGCTACGGGCGGTTCAAACTGATGGTTGGGCCGCCAGTTTGCGGAATATACCAGGAGCAATGGACCAGAGATCATTCTTCTGATCCTAACTGCTGGTTCGGAAATTCATATCCTCATAGAAGAAATCACAGATGTGACTATCAACTTGCTGACACAATGTTGTTCGATGTCGTTAAAGATCCCGAGGAGCGGTATGATCTGGCCACTCTAAAACCGGATATAGTAGACGACCTCAAGCGGCGAATGCAAGACCTAAGAAAGGATGCTGTCCCTCACCAATCAGAGCTGTCAAACGATATCACAGGCCATATAATTGATGGTGTGCTCTATCCAGGATGGTGCTGA